From one Triticum aestivum cultivar Chinese Spring chromosome 4B, IWGSC CS RefSeq v2.1, whole genome shotgun sequence genomic stretch:
- the LOC123093480 gene encoding transcription factor bHLH144, producing the protein MQGGPGYGYGGYGYGAGYDMTGYGNGGAYYTNDRYPTPAPAPAAYEDPLAGRRQHDFPAPLTGLEFQPSDACPKNYVIFDQTYDRSRVMYNPSLPNNFGSSGGYDQHGNNGGYDHNYSGGHDGGKCSTGQKEDSDEIDALMSSWDGEEEDDVLSTGRTSGCRGDGSPDSTCSPGYVVSVSPSGGGGGERKKNRMKKMMKTLKGIIPGGDRMDTPAALDEAVKYLKSLKVEAKKHGVRGSRS; encoded by the coding sequence ATGCAGGGAGGTCCAGGCTACGGGTACGGCGGCTACGGCTACGGTGCCGGCTATGACATGACCGGGTACGGCAACGGCGGAGCGTACTACACCAACGACCGGTACCCCACGCCGGCACCGGCGCCGGCTGCCTATGAGGACCCGCTCGCCGGTCGGAGGCAGCACGACTTCCCGGCGCCGCTCACCGGGCTCGAGTTCCAGCCGTCGGATGCCTGCCCCAAGAACTACGTCATCTTTGATCAGACCTACGACCGGAGCAGGGTCATGTACAACCCGTCGCTGCCCAACAACTTCGGTTCCTCCGGGGGCTATGACCAGCACGGCAACAACGGCGGCTATGATCACAACTACAGCGGCGGCCACGACGGCGGTAAATGCTCGACTGGGCAGAAGGAGGACAGCGACGAGATCGACGCGCTGATGAGCTCCTGGgacggcgaggaggaagacgacgtgcTGAGCACGGGTCGCACTTCAGGGTGCCGCGGCGACGGCTCCCCGGACTCCACGTGCTCCCCCGGGTACGTGGTGAGCGTCAGCCCGAGTGGCGGCGGGGGTGGCGAGAGGAAGAAAAAccggatgaagaagatgatgaagacgcTCAAGGGGATCATCCCCGGCGGCGACCGGATGGACACTCCCGCCGCCCTCGACGAGGCCGTCAAGTACCTCAAGTCGCTCAAGGTGGAGGCCAAGAAGCACGGGGTGCGCGGATCAAGAAGCTAG